In Sphingobium sp. B2D3C, a genomic segment contains:
- a CDS encoding SapC family protein, translated as MASAPQAQNLPLLYNDLVPLNVEQHGKYTLRNYDTAPHIVGVHAVPLTLDEFAQAQRFLPIVFSSGPNPVPLALMGLNEGVNTLVDSEGKLRREDGYVPAYIRRYPWMLVRLRPDSDELSLCFDPTSEIVGEYEDGRPLIENGEASELTKELLAFCQQFEEAAMRTGQFVKELQEQELLMDGELSIQIPDQEQPFVYRGFQMVNEEKLRELRGDQLRKFNQSGALPLIHAHLFSLQGMRELFFAQRALGLGPVPAYQIS; from the coding sequence ATGGCCAGCGCGCCACAAGCCCAGAATTTGCCTCTGCTTTACAACGATCTGGTGCCGCTCAATGTAGAGCAGCACGGCAAGTATACGCTGCGCAACTATGACACCGCGCCGCATATCGTGGGCGTCCACGCGGTCCCGCTGACGCTCGACGAGTTCGCGCAGGCCCAGCGTTTCCTGCCGATCGTGTTCTCCAGCGGCCCCAATCCCGTGCCGCTGGCGCTGATGGGCCTCAACGAGGGCGTCAACACGCTGGTCGACAGCGAGGGCAAGCTGCGCCGCGAGGACGGCTATGTTCCCGCCTATATCCGTCGCTACCCCTGGATGCTGGTGCGCCTGCGTCCGGATTCCGACGAGCTGTCGCTGTGCTTCGACCCGACCAGCGAGATCGTCGGCGAGTATGAGGACGGTCGTCCGCTCATCGAAAATGGCGAGGCCAGCGAGCTGACCAAGGAACTGCTCGCCTTCTGCCAGCAGTTCGAGGAAGCTGCGATGCGCACCGGCCAGTTCGTCAAGGAACTGCAGGAGCAGGAGCTTCTGATGGACGGCGAGCTGAGCATCCAGATTCCCGATCAGGAGCAGCCCTTCGTTTATCGCGGCTTCCAGATGGTTAACGAGGAAAAGCTGCGCGAGCTGCGCGGCGATCAGCTACGCAAGTTCAACCAGAGCGGTGCGCTTCCGCTCATCCATGCGCATCTGTTCTCGCTGCAGGGCATGCGTGAGCTGTTCTTCGCTCAGCGCGCCCTCGGCCTCGGCCCGGTGCCGGCTTACCAGATCAGCTAA
- a CDS encoding YihY/virulence factor BrkB family protein, producing the protein MTSQTDTDQDKEDRSISAQELEVLAEEIPGAKGDSPLSLPPKAWWAIFKRIYVMIGFHNLSLLAAGVAFFSFLAFVPLIASIVLLYGLIGDPQIVASNVNLLRGFVPPEVLTILEEQLLAIVTTSKAAQGFGLVLALAFSIYGAMRSATAMIAALNIIYEEHETRNFFRTTGVAAGITVGMVAVGVIGTLAISLFTYAGRVLSDYIGSGSALIIQLATWIFAGVLISLTFAVFYRYAPDRRAAKWRWLSVGSVLSTLLWVGITLGFGFYVANLTNYNATYGSLAAVVIFLMWLFLSAYAVLIGAEVNSEMERQTMVDSTIGPDRPIGHRGAVMADNLAVNDASRILLEKKRRRDADRAANKAH; encoded by the coding sequence ATGACCAGCCAGACCGACACCGACCAAGATAAGGAGGACCGCTCGATCTCTGCCCAGGAACTCGAAGTGCTTGCCGAAGAAATCCCCGGCGCGAAGGGCGATTCGCCGCTCTCTCTGCCACCCAAAGCGTGGTGGGCGATCTTCAAGCGCATCTACGTGATGATTGGCTTCCATAATCTCAGCCTGCTCGCCGCCGGGGTCGCTTTCTTCTCCTTCCTGGCTTTCGTGCCGCTGATCGCCTCGATCGTTCTGCTGTACGGCCTCATTGGCGATCCGCAGATCGTCGCGAGCAATGTCAATCTGCTGCGCGGCTTCGTGCCACCGGAGGTGCTCACCATCCTGGAAGAGCAGCTTCTCGCTATCGTGACGACCAGCAAGGCAGCGCAGGGCTTCGGTCTGGTGCTGGCCCTCGCCTTTTCGATCTATGGTGCCATGCGCTCGGCGACGGCGATGATCGCGGCCCTGAACATCATCTATGAAGAGCATGAGACGCGCAATTTCTTCCGCACCACCGGCGTGGCCGCCGGCATCACCGTCGGCATGGTCGCGGTGGGCGTGATCGGCACCTTGGCGATCTCGCTGTTCACTTATGCCGGGCGCGTGCTCTCCGATTACATCGGCAGCGGCTCGGCGTTGATCATCCAGTTGGCGACCTGGATTTTCGCGGGCGTGCTCATCAGCCTCACCTTCGCCGTGTTCTATCGCTATGCGCCGGACCGCAGAGCCGCGAAATGGCGCTGGCTCTCGGTGGGGTCGGTGCTCTCCACCCTGCTGTGGGTAGGAATCACGCTGGGCTTCGGCTTCTACGTCGCCAATCTGACCAATTATAACGCGACCTATGGCTCCCTTGCCGCCGTCGTCATCTTCCTCATGTGGCTGTTCCTCTCGGCTTATGCAGTGTTGATCGGCGCAGAGGTCAACAGCGAGATGGAGCGACAGACAATGGTCGATTCCACCATCGGGCCGGATCGCCCGATCGGCCATCGCGGCGCGGTGATGGCAGATAATCTGGCGGTGAATGATGCCAGCCGCATATTGCTCGAAAAGAAGCGCCGGCGCGACGCCGATCGGGCCGCCAACAAGGCGCATTGA
- a CDS encoding N-formylglutamate amidohydrolase: MFAVPHAGRDYSPALLARARVSQKALQGLEDRYADLLVERLIEQGHHVLIARQPRALIDLNRDEREVDLRGIQGAPWSFRGQSSAKLRGGLGLIPERLAATGGLWRDPLPYAALCQHIEQVHRPYHAALAAALDVTRRRYGIALLLDIHSMPPLKATTTDMPTPRVVIGDRFGRSATDRLTDLCADVIRRHRLPVAINAPYAGNHILERHGRPERDVHAIQIEFDRSLYLDATMAEPGPGLADVQALLVTLAEHLSRELIDFARPLAAE, translated from the coding sequence GTGTTCGCCGTCCCTCATGCCGGGCGGGACTATTCCCCCGCCCTGCTCGCGCGGGCCCGCGTCTCGCAAAAGGCGTTGCAAGGGCTGGAGGACCGCTATGCCGATCTGCTGGTGGAAAGGCTCATCGAGCAAGGCCACCATGTGCTGATCGCGCGCCAGCCCCGCGCCCTGATCGATCTCAATCGCGACGAGCGGGAAGTCGATCTGCGTGGCATCCAGGGGGCGCCATGGAGCTTTCGTGGCCAAAGCAGCGCAAAATTGCGCGGTGGTCTGGGGCTGATCCCCGAGCGGCTGGCGGCGACGGGCGGTCTCTGGCGCGATCCCTTGCCCTACGCCGCCCTATGCCAGCATATCGAGCAGGTGCATCGCCCCTACCACGCCGCGCTGGCGGCTGCGCTTGACGTGACGCGCCGGCGCTATGGCATCGCGTTGCTGCTCGACATTCATTCCATGCCGCCGCTCAAGGCAACCACAACCGACATGCCGACTCCGCGCGTGGTGATCGGCGACCGATTCGGGCGGAGCGCAACGGATCGGCTGACCGACCTGTGTGCGGACGTCATTCGCCGGCACCGGCTGCCGGTGGCGATCAACGCGCCCTATGCCGGTAACCACATTCTCGAGCGACATGGCCGGCCCGAGCGGGACGTTCACGCCATTCAGATCGAATTCGATCGCTCGCTCTATCTGGATGCGACAATGGCCGAACCCGGCCCTGGCCTTGCCGATGTGCAGGCCCTTCTCGTGACATTGGCCGAGCATCTCTCGCGCGAGCTGATTGACTTTGCCCGGCCGCTGGCGGCCGAATAG
- a CDS encoding autotransporter assembly complex protein TamA: MLCLLAYPAQAQTPATEQTQPMRSSDGAPVEPIISDEEFDASIPPIDESAPLGSVQAWEAEADRRAASTGRDASVSAEPTPAEQSAADEGLPAPPELDEELDRPLTPLNAFDVETFDESQYTEADEGPAPSLRYSYKIEGLSALDGAGPVLPVDGGDIVSQFKSLSALEDGDGKADNGAMINARLEEDQKLLVDILSSQGFFDATVRGSLELPEQDSKGPITVILQATPGPRYHLGEIRFDAPPVQPEDLITRAFRPRTGDPIVAERILSAEANIAVTLPENGYPFVNVGQRDIVLDPETEAGDYTLPITPGPRSSFGDIVVEGEKPVFEPDHIQKIARFRKGELYDSRKIDDLRQALIATGLLSVGSVTPRPSGEPAGDGTDYATLVVNQEAGPARTLAAQAGYGTGQGVKVEGSWTHRNMFPPEGALIVQGTAGTLEQGLGVSFRRSNAGKRDRSVELGIDARHSNFDAFEAFTGRLYGRIAYESTPIWQKRLTYNFGFELLGSNEQDYNFDAGELRRRTYYVAALPGQVTFDTSNSLLDPTRGFRISAWLSPEASLGSGAQTYARAMLEGTGYYPISDGFVLAGRARVGMIGGAAREQIAPSRRFYGGGGGSVRGFGYQELGPKDPDARPIGGRSLVEAAAEVRYRFGDYGIVGFIDGGQVYTSQVPRFDDWRFGVGIGGRFYTNFGPMRLDVATPINRQPGESRISVYVSIGQAF; the protein is encoded by the coding sequence ATGCTGTGTCTGCTCGCCTATCCCGCACAGGCCCAGACCCCAGCGACCGAGCAGACGCAGCCGATGCGGAGTTCAGACGGGGCTCCTGTTGAGCCGATCATTTCTGACGAAGAGTTCGACGCTAGCATTCCGCCGATCGATGAAAGCGCCCCGCTCGGCAGCGTCCAGGCATGGGAAGCCGAGGCAGACCGGCGCGCGGCCAGCACTGGCCGCGATGCCAGCGTGAGCGCCGAGCCGACCCCCGCCGAACAATCGGCGGCGGATGAGGGCCTGCCCGCTCCGCCGGAACTGGATGAGGAGCTCGACCGGCCTCTCACCCCGCTCAACGCCTTCGACGTCGAAACCTTCGACGAGAGCCAGTATACCGAGGCTGACGAGGGCCCCGCCCCTTCGCTGCGCTACAGCTACAAGATCGAGGGTCTCTCCGCGCTGGACGGTGCCGGCCCGGTGCTGCCCGTGGATGGCGGGGACATTGTCAGCCAGTTCAAGTCGCTCTCCGCCCTCGAAGATGGCGATGGCAAGGCCGACAATGGCGCCATGATCAATGCCCGGCTGGAGGAAGACCAGAAATTGCTGGTCGATATCCTGTCCTCGCAGGGCTTTTTCGATGCCACGGTGCGGGGTTCGCTGGAGCTTCCCGAGCAGGACAGCAAGGGGCCGATCACGGTCATCCTGCAGGCCACGCCAGGCCCGCGCTATCATCTGGGCGAGATCCGGTTCGATGCGCCGCCGGTGCAGCCCGAGGATCTCATCACCCGCGCCTTCCGGCCCCGCACTGGCGACCCCATCGTCGCCGAACGCATTCTCAGCGCCGAAGCCAATATCGCCGTGACCTTGCCCGAGAACGGCTATCCGTTCGTGAATGTCGGCCAGCGCGATATCGTGCTCGATCCGGAAACGGAGGCCGGCGACTACACGCTGCCGATCACCCCCGGCCCCCGCAGCAGCTTCGGCGACATCGTCGTCGAGGGCGAGAAGCCGGTGTTCGAGCCGGACCATATCCAGAAGATCGCCCGCTTCCGCAAAGGGGAACTGTATGACAGCCGCAAGATCGATGATCTGCGTCAGGCGCTGATCGCCACCGGGCTGCTCTCCGTGGGATCCGTGACGCCCCGCCCGAGCGGCGAGCCCGCGGGCGACGGCACGGACTATGCGACCCTCGTCGTCAATCAGGAGGCCGGCCCCGCCCGCACCCTCGCCGCCCAAGCCGGCTATGGCACGGGCCAGGGCGTCAAGGTCGAGGGGAGCTGGACGCACCGGAACATGTTCCCACCCGAGGGCGCGCTCATTGTTCAGGGTACGGCCGGCACATTGGAGCAAGGCCTCGGCGTCTCCTTCCGTCGCTCGAATGCCGGCAAGCGGGACCGCAGCGTGGAACTGGGTATCGATGCCCGGCACAGCAATTTCGACGCGTTCGAGGCGTTCACGGGCCGTCTTTATGGCCGCATCGCCTACGAAAGCACGCCCATCTGGCAGAAGCGGCTGACCTACAATTTCGGCTTCGAGCTGCTCGGCTCCAACGAGCAGGACTATAATTTCGACGCCGGTGAGCTGCGCCGGCGGACCTATTATGTCGCGGCGCTGCCGGGTCAGGTGACGTTCGACACATCCAACTCCCTGCTCGACCCGACCCGTGGCTTCCGGATCTCCGCCTGGCTCTCGCCGGAAGCATCGCTCGGCAGCGGCGCACAAACCTACGCCCGCGCGATGCTGGAAGGCACGGGCTACTACCCCATCTCGGACGGCTTCGTGCTGGCGGGCCGCGCGCGCGTCGGTATGATCGGCGGCGCGGCGCGTGAGCAGATCGCACCCTCGCGGCGCTTCTACGGCGGTGGCGGCGGATCGGTGCGCGGCTTTGGCTATCAGGAACTCGGCCCCAAGGATCCCGATGCCCGGCCCATTGGCGGCCGCAGCCTCGTCGAGGCCGCGGCGGAAGTGCGCTATCGCTTCGGCGATTATGGCATTGTCGGCTTCATCGATGGCGGGCAGGTCTATACCAGCCAGGTGCCACGCTTTGACGATTGGCGCTTCGGCGTCGGCATAGGCGGGCGCTTCTACACCAATTTCGGCCCGATGCGGCTCGATGTCGCCACACCGATCAACCGCCAGCCGGGAGAATCCCGTATCTCCGTCTATGTCTCCATCGGGCAGGCTTTCTGA
- a CDS encoding FAD-binding oxidoreductase, which translates to MISETVLDAFRAIAGPRGLIEDRDLIVPWLGDWRGKYHGETAAILTPRSTQEVAAMVRCAHDHGVPLVPQGGNTSMVGGATPPADGSALILSLRAMNRIRAIDPAANLAVCEAGVILSTLHEAAAAVGRRFPLSLGAKGSATVGGLVSTNAGGTQVLRHGTMRALVEGIEAVLPDGSIHDGIAALKKDNRGYDLKQLLIGAEGTLGIVTAASLRLVPAIADRAVAWAGVEDPAQALALLRFLERRLGSVVEGFEVMARDTLGHVLDVIPDTRAPIETRTPWNALIEVDLDAADEEESAAARLEATLAEAFEQGLVVDAAIAASEAQTEAFWKLRESGSEAERAQGPALQFDVSVPIADMPRFMIEAAAACEARFPGATASSFGHLGDGNVHFHVRAPAGTGPGQGADWLGTHGEEATRFVNDIVVAMHGSISAEHGIGQMKIAEFARLTPPAQLNAVRAIKRAFDPQGLFNPGKLVPLA; encoded by the coding sequence ATGATCTCCGAGACAGTTCTGGACGCCTTTCGTGCGATTGCCGGCCCCCGTGGCCTGATAGAGGATCGCGATCTGATCGTGCCTTGGCTGGGTGACTGGCGTGGCAAATATCATGGCGAGACGGCGGCCATTTTGACGCCGCGATCCACGCAGGAGGTGGCCGCGATGGTCCGCTGCGCGCACGATCATGGCGTCCCCTTGGTGCCGCAGGGCGGGAATACCTCCATGGTCGGCGGCGCCACACCCCCGGCCGATGGCAGCGCCCTCATCCTCTCACTCCGCGCGATGAACCGGATTCGCGCGATCGATCCTGCCGCCAATCTCGCCGTGTGCGAGGCAGGTGTCATTCTCTCGACGCTGCATGAGGCGGCAGCGGCGGTCGGCCGGCGGTTTCCGCTGAGCCTGGGCGCCAAGGGATCGGCAACGGTCGGCGGGCTCGTCTCCACCAATGCCGGCGGGACGCAGGTGCTGCGGCACGGGACGATGCGCGCACTGGTGGAGGGCATCGAGGCGGTGCTGCCGGATGGCTCGATCCACGATGGGATTGCCGCGCTCAAGAAGGACAATCGCGGTTACGATCTCAAGCAGCTGCTCATCGGGGCGGAAGGAACGCTGGGGATCGTGACCGCCGCGAGCCTTCGTCTAGTGCCCGCGATTGCCGATCGGGCCGTGGCTTGGGCCGGCGTGGAAGACCCCGCGCAGGCGCTGGCGCTGTTGCGATTTCTCGAACGGCGCCTCGGGTCCGTCGTCGAGGGATTCGAGGTGATGGCGCGCGACACGCTCGGCCATGTGCTCGATGTGATCCCCGATACGCGCGCGCCAATCGAGACCCGCACGCCGTGGAATGCGCTGATCGAGGTGGATCTGGACGCGGCCGACGAGGAAGAGAGCGCGGCTGCCCGGCTGGAGGCCACTCTGGCCGAGGCCTTCGAACAAGGTCTGGTCGTCGATGCGGCCATCGCCGCCAGCGAGGCGCAGACTGAGGCATTCTGGAAGCTGCGGGAAAGCGGATCGGAGGCGGAGCGGGCGCAAGGCCCCGCGCTGCAGTTCGATGTGAGTGTGCCGATTGCGGACATGCCCCGCTTCATGATCGAGGCGGCAGCGGCGTGCGAGGCGCGGTTCCCGGGGGCGACGGCTTCGTCCTTCGGGCACCTTGGCGATGGCAATGTGCACTTCCATGTCCGCGCGCCGGCCGGCACTGGCCCGGGGCAGGGGGCAGACTGGCTCGGCACGCACGGGGAAGAGGCGACACGCTTCGTCAACGACATCGTCGTGGCGATGCACGGATCGATCTCGGCCGAGCACGGGATCGGCCAGATGAAGATCGCGGAGTTTGCACGTCTTACGCCACCCGCCCAGCTGAATGCGGTGCGGGCGATCAAGCGGGCGTTCGATCCACAGGGCCTATTCAATCCCGGCAAGCTTGTGCCCCTTGCCTAG
- a CDS encoding translocation/assembly module TamB domain-containing protein, whose translation MADPTPPPAPIASDMPEETTAETVIVRRRNWPRRVLIGLGALLALLLAVIIGGYAWLNSDSGRGFVTRQITGLKFENGMSIGIGRIDGSIFGAMRLRNVEVRDTKGVFLSAPLIEMDWRPLAYARSHVDIRSLLIPAARLHRSPEFKPTPSSDGPLLPDLDIDVNRLDIGRLQIDTPVTGRKHLLGLAGTVHIADRRARIKADGRAIVAPGVAGGDRLALLLDAVPESNRLAVDLRVTAPAQGLLASYTGIAQPTAIALAGKGDWQSWTGKLTGRMGSESLANVAITGRDGTFTVRGPLRPGLFLTGPARAMLEPVTQIDMTAALADRRAQIRGGLASDNFTFGAQGLIDLGASRMENLDLAFRLTKPSVIAENLRGADIAMNATLNGAFVAPTIRYGVNARQIGFGATLIEGLAVSGSATLDKDRWMIPVEGRARRISGVNASIEPLLTNVSLDGDLAYANGRILSDNMRLRSDRIDATAVIVADLNTALYTGALNGRVNGYQVESVGIFNLQTDMDLKTGQNGSFRLGGRVTARSTRLLNDGLQSFLGGNALIVADVGYDSNGVARVERLNVSAPQFRMTGARGHYGADGSVRFSGRGSSDQYGPLGVEVTGTVNRPLVRLAAERPGLGIGLANLTATVRGDNGTYLVQGEGASDYGPLDLNLAVMTARGPLTVDVRQGTSFGGVGLSGRISQSRAGPFEGTLLADGSGINGRVALSAQGPVQRALVDATARNASLPGKAGLTVEQALIKADILLTEQPQVVADAQLAGTRMGDLTIAVARGTLNYRDGGGQAKLLVEGRTRYPFRLAANARMARDLWQLALDGRFNGVDVKTSSPMRIVPSNGRYTLAPTRLTVGGGTLHLAGHYGGGIAVQARMQELNLAIANPFVPGLGLGGKATGSLDFTQASETAFPAADARLTIDDFTRTSLAAVSEPVDIQFAGRLIPQGGEANALIRRRGAAIGRMKVSLQPLGPGAGSWSTRLLAAPLSGGLRYNGPADVLFSLAALPDQSLKGPVGVAADFSGRVRSPQLTGVVRASNLTYENTSYGTRLTNMAVRGRFTNDRLEVESLTANAGNGTVSASGSVSLNSDQGFPIQLGIDMNNAQLARSDGLQARATGQIQVVNGPNQPPTITGRLTLPETRYRIVFQGSAEVPTLTGVRRKPTLKRERISGAPEPMKTIPSDWRLDLRVQADNQIYVSGMGLESEWAADLRVAGTSAAPQITGGVNLVRGTLGFAGRSFELQQGRITFSGPEMTNPQLRIVASGEVEDVTITITITGNAQDPQIAFTSTPSLPQDELMARILFGNSVGELSAIQAVQLAASLNSLRGGSGGLNPLGVLQSAGGIDRLRLLGADEETGRGTSLAVGQYISNDVYVEIITDARGHTATQLEISLSKALSVLSSVSNFGGSGVNLRYRKDY comes from the coding sequence ATGGCTGATCCGACCCCACCCCCCGCGCCGATCGCCTCGGATATGCCGGAAGAGACGACTGCCGAAACCGTGATCGTCCGCCGCCGGAATTGGCCGCGCCGCGTGCTGATCGGCCTTGGGGCGCTGCTCGCCTTGCTGCTGGCCGTCATCATTGGCGGCTATGCCTGGCTGAACAGTGACAGTGGGCGGGGGTTCGTCACCCGGCAGATCACCGGACTCAAGTTCGAGAATGGCATGTCGATCGGCATTGGGCGGATCGACGGCTCGATCTTCGGCGCCATGCGCCTGCGCAATGTAGAGGTGCGGGACACAAAGGGCGTGTTCCTGAGCGCGCCGCTCATCGAGATGGACTGGCGGCCGCTCGCCTATGCGCGCAGCCATGTCGACATCCGCTCCCTGTTGATCCCGGCCGCCCGGCTGCATCGCTCGCCGGAATTCAAGCCGACGCCATCCAGCGATGGGCCGCTGCTGCCCGATCTCGACATTGACGTGAACCGGCTCGACATTGGCCGCCTGCAGATCGACACCCCGGTGACCGGCCGCAAGCACCTGCTCGGCCTCGCCGGTACGGTCCACATTGCGGACCGCCGCGCGCGGATCAAGGCGGACGGGCGCGCCATTGTGGCGCCGGGCGTTGCGGGTGGTGACAGGCTGGCGCTGCTGCTCGACGCGGTACCGGAATCCAACCGCCTGGCGGTCGATCTGCGCGTGACCGCCCCGGCGCAGGGCTTGCTGGCAAGCTACACCGGCATCGCCCAGCCGACAGCCATCGCGCTGGCCGGCAAGGGGGACTGGCAGAGCTGGACCGGCAAGCTGACGGGCCGGATGGGCAGCGAAAGCCTTGCCAATGTCGCGATCACGGGCCGCGACGGCACCTTCACGGTGCGTGGCCCCTTGCGGCCCGGGCTTTTCCTCACCGGCCCGGCTCGCGCCATGCTCGAGCCGGTGACGCAAATCGACATGACCGCTGCCCTCGCAGACCGCCGCGCCCAGATTCGTGGCGGCCTGGCCAGCGACAACTTCACCTTCGGCGCCCAAGGCCTCATCGATCTGGGTGCCAGCCGCATGGAGAATCTCGATCTCGCCTTCCGGCTCACCAAGCCCAGCGTGATCGCGGAGAATCTGCGCGGCGCGGATATCGCGATGAACGCCACGCTCAACGGCGCCTTCGTCGCGCCGACGATCCGCTATGGCGTGAACGCCCGCCAGATTGGCTTTGGCGCCACGCTGATCGAAGGCCTCGCCGTCTCGGGCAGCGCGACGCTGGACAAGGACCGCTGGATGATCCCCGTCGAGGGACGCGCCCGGCGGATCAGCGGCGTCAATGCCAGCATCGAGCCACTGCTCACCAATGTCAGCCTGGACGGCGACCTGGCTTATGCCAATGGCCGCATCCTCTCGGATAATATGCGGCTGCGGTCCGACCGGATCGACGCCACCGCCGTGATCGTGGCCGACCTCAACACCGCGCTCTACACAGGCGCCCTGAATGGCCGGGTGAATGGCTATCAGGTCGAGAGCGTGGGCATCTTCAACCTCCAAACCGACATGGACCTCAAAACCGGCCAGAACGGTTCTTTCCGCCTCGGCGGCCGCGTCACCGCGCGCTCGACACGCCTGCTGAACGACGGGCTGCAAAGCTTCCTTGGCGGCAACGCGTTGATCGTCGCGGATGTCGGTTATGACAGCAATGGCGTGGCCAGAGTCGAGCGGCTGAACGTCTCGGCGCCACAATTCCGCATGACCGGCGCGCGCGGTCACTACGGCGCGGACGGCAGCGTGCGCTTCTCCGGGCGCGGAAGCTCGGATCAATATGGCCCGCTGGGCGTCGAGGTGACCGGCACGGTCAATCGCCCGCTGGTCCGGCTGGCAGCCGAGCGGCCGGGCCTTGGCATTGGCCTCGCCAATCTGACGGCGACCGTGCGGGGCGACAACGGCACCTATCTGGTGCAGGGCGAAGGCGCCTCCGACTACGGACCGCTGGACCTCAATCTGGCTGTAATGACTGCGCGCGGGCCTTTGACCGTCGATGTGCGCCAAGGCACGAGCTTCGGCGGCGTCGGCCTCTCCGGGCGCATCTCGCAAAGCCGCGCCGGCCCGTTCGAGGGTACATTGCTGGCCGATGGGTCCGGCATCAATGGGCGGGTTGCGCTTTCCGCGCAGGGCCCCGTGCAGCGCGCGCTGGTAGATGCCACCGCGCGCAACGCCAGCCTGCCCGGCAAGGCCGGCCTCACTGTGGAGCAGGCGCTCATCAAGGCGGACATTCTGTTGACCGAGCAGCCGCAGGTCGTTGCCGATGCGCAGCTTGCCGGCACGCGGATGGGCGATCTCACCATCGCGGTCGCGCGCGGCACGCTGAACTATCGCGACGGGGGCGGTCAGGCGAAGCTGCTGGTCGAGGGGCGCACGCGCTATCCGTTCCGCCTGGCTGCCAACGCCCGCATGGCGCGGGACCTGTGGCAGCTCGCGCTGGACGGTCGCTTCAACGGCGTCGACGTCAAGACAAGCTCGCCGATGCGCATCGTGCCATCGAACGGACGCTATACGCTCGCCCCGACGCGGCTCACGGTCGGCGGAGGCACCTTGCACCTTGCCGGCCATTATGGTGGCGGCATTGCCGTGCAGGCCAGGATGCAGGAACTCAACCTCGCCATCGCCAATCCCTTCGTGCCCGGCCTTGGCCTCGGCGGAAAGGCCACCGGCAGTCTCGACTTCACCCAGGCCAGCGAGACGGCCTTCCCCGCCGCCGACGCCCGCCTGACGATCGACGATTTCACCCGCACCAGCCTCGCGGCCGTCTCCGAACCGGTCGATATCCAGTTCGCCGGCCGGCTGATCCCGCAAGGTGGCGAGGCGAATGCGCTCATCCGCCGGCGCGGCGCCGCGATCGGCCGGATGAAGGTCAGCCTCCAGCCGCTCGGGCCGGGCGCGGGTAGCTGGTCGACCCGCCTGCTCGCCGCGCCTCTGTCCGGCGGCTTGCGCTACAACGGGCCGGCCGACGTGCTGTTCTCACTAGCTGCGCTGCCGGACCAGAGTCTCAAGGGGCCAGTCGGGGTCGCCGCTGATTTCAGCGGACGGGTCCGGTCGCCGCAACTCACGGGGGTCGTGCGTGCGAGCAACCTCACCTATGAGAACACCAGCTACGGCACCCGCCTCACCAACATGGCCGTGCGCGGGCGCTTCACCAACGACCGGCTGGAGGTCGAGAGCCTCACCGCCAATGCCGGCAATGGCACGGTCAGCGCCAGCGGATCGGTCTCCCTCAATTCCGATCAGGGCTTCCCGATCCAGCTCGGCATCGACATGAACAATGCGCAGCTGGCGCGCAGCGATGGCCTGCAGGCGCGGGCGACCGGCCAGATCCAGGTGGTCAACGGCCCCAACCAGCCGCCGACGATCACGGGGCGCCTCACCCTGCCCGAGACGCGCTATCGCATCGTCTTCCAGGGCAGCGCGGAAGTCCCGACGCTGACCGGCGTGCGGCGCAAGCCGACGCTCAAGCGCGAGCGCATCTCCGGCGCGCCCGAGCCGATGAAGACCATACCTTCTGACTGGCGGCTGGACCTGCGCGTGCAGGCGGATAACCAGATCTATGTGAGCGGCATGGGCCTCGAGTCCGAATGGGCGGCGGATTTGCGCGTCGCCGGCACCAGCGCAGCGCCGCAGATCACCGGCGGCGTCAACCTCGTGCGCGGCACGCTGGGCTTTGCCGGGCGCTCGTTCGAGCTTCAGCAGGGCCGGATCACCTTCAGCGGACCCGAGATGACCAACCCGCAGCTGCGCATCGTCGCGAGCGGCGAGGTCGAGGACGTGACGATCACCATCACGATCACCGGCAATGCTCAGGATCCGCAGATCGCGTTCACCTCCACGCCCAGCCTGCCGCAGGACGAACTGATGGCGCGCATCCTGTTCGGCAATTCGGTGGGCGAGCTGAGCGCCATCCAGGCCGTGCAGCTGGCCGCCTCGCTCAACTCGCTGCGTGGCGGCTCGGGCGGCCTCAATCCGCTCGGCGTGCTGCAATCGGCCGGCGGCATTGACCGGCTGCGTCTGCTGGGTGCCGATGAGGAGACCGGCCGGGGCACTTCGCTCGCCGTGGGGCAGTACATCAGCAATGATGTCTATGTGGAGATCATCACCGATGCGCGCGGCCATACCGCAACGCAGCTGGAAATCAGCCTCTCGAAAGCGCTCTCAGTGTTGAGTTCGGTCAGCAACTTCGGCGGGTCCGGCGTGAACCTGCGCTACCGGAAGGATTATTGA